From Pongo pygmaeus isolate AG05252 chromosome 2, NHGRI_mPonPyg2-v2.0_pri, whole genome shotgun sequence, a single genomic window includes:
- the ROPN1 gene encoding ropporin-1A isoform X1: MAQTDKPTCIPPELPKILKEFAKAAIRVQPQDLIQWAADYFEALSHGEMPPVREQSEQAALCNWAELTPELLKVLHSQVAGRLTIRAEELAQMWKVVNLPTDLFNSVMNVGHFTEEIEWLKFLALACSALGVTITKTLKIVCEVLSCDHNGGLPRIPFSTFQFLYTYIAKVDGEISASHVSRMLNYMEQEVIGPDGIITVNDFTQNPRVRLE, translated from the exons ATGGCTCAGACAGATAAGCCAACATGCATCCCGCCGGAGCTGCCGAAGATACTTAAGGAGTTTGCCAAAGCCGCCATTAGGGTGCAGCCGCAGGACCTCATCCAGTGGGCAGCCGA ttATTTTGAGGCCCTGTCCCATGGAGAGATGCCTCCGGTGAGAGAGCAGTCTGAGCAAGCTGCTTTGTGTAACTGGGCAGAGCTAACACCTGAGCTGTTAAAAGTCCTACATTCTCAG GTCGCTGGCAGACTGACCATCCGTGCAGAGGAGCTGGCCCAGATGTGGAAAGTGGTGAATCTCCCAACAGATCTGTTTAATAGTGTGATGAATGTGGGTCACTTCACGGAGGAGATTGAGTGGCTGAAGTTTTTAGCCCTTGCTTGCAGCGCTCTGGGAGTT ACTATTACCAAAACTCTCAAGATAGTGTGTGAGGTCTTATCATGTGACCATAATGGTGGGTTGCCCCGGATCCCGTTCAGCACCTTCCAGTTTCTCTACACGTATATTGCGAAAGTGGATGGGGAGATCTCTGCATCACACGTCAGCAGGATGCTAAACTACATGGAACAGGAAGT AATTGGCCCTGATGGTATAATCACGGTGAATGACTTTACCCAAAACCCCAGGGTTCGGCTGGAGTAA
- the ROPN1 gene encoding ropporin-1A isoform X2 → MPPVREQSEQAALCNWAELTPELLKVLHSQVAGRLTIRAEELAQMWKVVNLPTDLFNSVMNVGHFTEEIEWLKFLALACSALGVTITKTLKIVCEVLSCDHNGGLPRIPFSTFQFLYTYIAKVDGEISASHVSRMLNYMEQEVIGPDGIITVNDFTQNPRVRLE, encoded by the exons ATGCCTCCGGTGAGAGAGCAGTCTGAGCAAGCTGCTTTGTGTAACTGGGCAGAGCTAACACCTGAGCTGTTAAAAGTCCTACATTCTCAG GTCGCTGGCAGACTGACCATCCGTGCAGAGGAGCTGGCCCAGATGTGGAAAGTGGTGAATCTCCCAACAGATCTGTTTAATAGTGTGATGAATGTGGGTCACTTCACGGAGGAGATTGAGTGGCTGAAGTTTTTAGCCCTTGCTTGCAGCGCTCTGGGAGTT ACTATTACCAAAACTCTCAAGATAGTGTGTGAGGTCTTATCATGTGACCATAATGGTGGGTTGCCCCGGATCCCGTTCAGCACCTTCCAGTTTCTCTACACGTATATTGCGAAAGTGGATGGGGAGATCTCTGCATCACACGTCAGCAGGATGCTAAACTACATGGAACAGGAAGT AATTGGCCCTGATGGTATAATCACGGTGAATGACTTTACCCAAAACCCCAGGGTTCGGCTGGAGTAA